The DNA sequence GGCCATTTCCTTCGTGAGCAATAATACCGTCAATAATAGTCAAGTTAGGTTGAATTGCTTTGGCAGTTTCTACCAACATTTCTCCAAAACGGTTGACATCTTTTCCTGCTTCCATGTGCCACCATGCTTTCATTTTACCCGGTACGCAACCAAATAAATTTTTGACCCCCATAGTCATGGTTAACTGCATATGAGATTTAATTTTTGGTAAGTTGATGACTACATCGGCTTCCATTGCTTCTTTTGATAAGCGAAGATGATGAAAATTCTCATTTTCTACAGGATATTTATGACCATTAAATTCGATAATGGGTAAACTTAACTCTTGACACAAATCTAAGTAGCCATTGGCTTTCGCTACCCCTTCTGCACTGCCAAAAGCCGGGCTATCCCCTAAAAATGGTTTTCCTCCTGCTTCTATAACCATTTGAGCAACACAGTAAACAATTTCTTTTCTTGTAGTACACTCTTTTGTGGGACGAGAAGCTGTTAATAAATTGGGTTTAAGCAAGACGCGATCGCCTTTTTTTACGAAAGCGGACATACCACCAAAAGGAGCTAATAAAGATTCTAAAGAGTTACGTAACTCTTGTAATTCGTAGGATTGAGCTTTGAGCAAAGAAACTTGAGTCATGATAATATAGTGGTTTTAATTAAGACTGTAACAATAATATAATTAAATAAACATTGATTTCTCTAACAAACTCAGTACAGGACAGGGTTGCAATGTGGGAAGGTAGGAGGTTTGATAGAAGTTAACAAAAAATCACACAAATCCTCCTATGAATCAGGTTAACTTACTTCGGGATACTTTGAAACAACACTTACCATAGCATGGTGCAAGACTCAATTTTCTGGCATTATTCTTGATGGCACTAATTAGAGTGCGCAGATAGAGAATTTATCGGGAAACAATGGCTCACTTATCTGATGATAGAACCGCAAATACCATTTCGTCTCAGAATCAAAGCTAATCATAAAATCAGTGATGGTCGAAAAACCCTCAGTGCCAAGATAGTTTTTGCTCATCTTCAAAAAGGAGAGCAGATCACTCTGAGAGCAAAATGTTGGGTTTGGGGAAGAAAAGTCTGTGTCAGTGCCTTACGCTTGGATGATGGTGAGTTACTGATTATCATTAGCAATCAGAAAAATTCTCATGCCATCAGTGATTATGCTCATCGATGGGGAATTG is a window from the Cyanobacterium sp. Dongsha4 genome containing:
- a CDS encoding DUF362 domain-containing protein — protein: MTQVSLLKAQSYELQELRNSLESLLAPFGGMSAFVKKGDRVLLKPNLLTASRPTKECTTRKEIVYCVAQMVIEAGGKPFLGDSPAFGSAEGVAKANGYLDLCQELSLPIIEFNGHKYPVENENFHHLRLSKEAMEADVVINLPKIKSHMQLTMTMGVKNLFGCVPGKMKAWWHMEAGKDVNRFGEMLVETAKAIQPNLTIIDGIIAHEGNGPSAGEPRELGVLGASDDVFALDVAIASLLNVEQEVIPTLNAQKKLGLCSKVEDIKFPLLKPQDLAINDWKLPSALMPIDFGLPRVLRSTFKHLYIRFIKEPLQHYSMIK